The following are from one region of the Roseobacter fucihabitans genome:
- a CDS encoding ribose-phosphate pyrophosphokinase, which translates to MPEFHEPKLIAGNANMPLANAIARRMSMHRGKQVGLVDARVERFNDGEIFVEVFENVRGEDMFIVQSTSNPANDNLMELLIMADALRRSSAARVTAVLPYFGYARQDRRTKARTPITAKLVANMLVGTGIERVLTMDLHAAQIQGFFDIPVDNLYASPIFALDIKTAFKGRMNELMVVSPDVGGVARARELAKRINSPLAIVDKRREKPGEVAEMTVIGDVTGKTCLIVDDMCDTAGTLCKAAEVLIENGAKEVHSYITHGIMSGPAVERVTKSVMKSLVITDTIAATDAVKSAPNIRIVPTAPVFAQAILNIWSGTSVSSLFEADTLSPIYDGMYAAE; encoded by the coding sequence ATGCCAGAATTCCACGAACCAAAACTCATCGCCGGTAACGCCAATATGCCGCTCGCCAACGCCATTGCGCGACGTATGTCGATGCATCGTGGCAAACAAGTCGGGCTGGTCGATGCCCGCGTCGAGCGGTTCAATGACGGCGAGATATTCGTCGAGGTCTTCGAGAACGTGCGCGGAGAGGACATGTTCATTGTTCAATCGACGTCCAATCCGGCCAATGACAATCTGATGGAACTGCTGATCATGGCCGATGCGCTGCGGCGGTCTTCAGCGGCGCGGGTCACGGCCGTTTTGCCCTATTTCGGCTACGCCAGACAGGACCGGCGTACCAAGGCGCGCACGCCGATTACGGCCAAGCTGGTTGCAAATATGCTCGTCGGCACGGGGATCGAGCGGGTGCTGACAATGGATTTGCACGCCGCGCAGATCCAGGGGTTCTTCGACATTCCCGTGGACAACCTTTATGCTTCACCGATCTTTGCGCTGGACATCAAGACCGCCTTCAAGGGCCGGATGAACGAGCTCATGGTCGTCTCTCCGGATGTGGGCGGTGTGGCGCGCGCGCGCGAATTGGCCAAGCGGATCAACTCGCCATTGGCCATTGTGGACAAACGCCGCGAAAAACCCGGTGAAGTCGCGGAAATGACCGTGATCGGGGATGTGACCGGGAAAACCTGCCTGATCGTGGATGATATGTGCGACACAGCCGGCACGCTCTGCAAGGCTGCCGAAGTTCTGATTGAGAATGGTGCCAAGGAAGTACATTCCTATATTACTCACGGGATCATGTCTGGCCCCGCTGTGGAACGCGTCACCAAATCCGTGATGAAATCGCTGGTCATCACCGACACCATCGCGGCGACCGATGCGGTCAAATCCGCACCCAACATCCGCATCGTGCCGACAGCGCCTGTCTTTGCGCAGGCCATTCTGAACATCTGGAGTGGGACATCCGTATCGTCATTGTTTGAGGCCGACACGCTGAGCCCGATCTATGATGGGATGTATGCCGCTGAGTAA
- a CDS encoding 2-hydroxychromene-2-carboxylate isomerase, translated as MAHIDLFFSTLSPYAYLAGNRAEAVAAKHGATITYKPLDIMALFGRTGGTPPKDRHFSRVEMRAQELVRQAKLLDMPLTLKPAHWPTNAAPSSYAFIAAQNAGGGDLGKLMAAILRSVWADEKDIAQDAVVRACLEEAGFDPSLADSGLLEGAETYAANLEEAVERGVFGAPFYITDTDERFWGQDRIDHLGAHLAGKL; from the coding sequence ATGGCACATATTGACCTCTTTTTTTCAACACTGTCGCCCTATGCCTACCTGGCCGGGAACAGGGCTGAAGCGGTGGCGGCCAAACACGGCGCGACCATCACCTACAAACCGCTCGACATCATGGCGCTCTTTGGGCGCACCGGGGGGACGCCGCCCAAGGATCGCCATTTCAGCCGGGTCGAGATGCGCGCGCAGGAGTTAGTGCGTCAGGCCAAGCTGCTCGACATGCCGCTCACCCTCAAACCCGCGCATTGGCCAACAAATGCGGCACCGTCTTCTTATGCATTCATCGCTGCGCAAAACGCAGGAGGCGGTGATCTGGGCAAGTTGATGGCGGCGATCCTGCGTTCGGTCTGGGCGGATGAAAAAGACATCGCGCAGGACGCCGTCGTGCGCGCCTGCCTTGAGGAGGCCGGGTTCGACCCGAGCCTTGCGGACAGCGGGTTGCTTGAGGGCGCCGAAACCTATGCCGCCAACCTCGAAGAGGCTGTGGAGCGCGGCGTGTTCGGCGCGCCCTTCTACATCACGGACACGGATGAACGCTTCTGGGGGCAGGATCGGATCGACCATCTGGGCGCCCATCTCGCCGGGAAACTGTGA
- a CDS encoding low specificity L-threonine aldolase — protein MYFSSDNAGPALPSVMARVNAANTGFALPYGADPIMEEVRAAIRAIFEAPEAVVYLVATGTAANALALACYAQPWQMVFCSQVAHIQEDECNAPEFYSGGAKLCLVDTPDKMTPEGLHARIETEGVRGVHGGERGPVSITQVTERGSVYTVEELNALCAVAKSYDLPVHLDGARFANALVALGCTPAEMTWKAGVDVVSFGGTKNGCLGVEAVVFFDPAKAREFELRRKRGAHLFSKHRFLSAQMAGYLAGGAWLEAAKSANENAAYLVAGLRAAGAEFLHEPQANMVFTRFPRHIHQRLHDAGAAYNMWEPGLESGAPDALLAARLVCDWSITTDQIDLFLSHFA, from the coding sequence ATGTATTTTTCCTCCGACAATGCCGGGCCCGCCCTGCCCTCAGTCATGGCGCGCGTTAATGCAGCCAATACGGGCTTTGCCCTGCCCTATGGGGCCGATCCCATCATGGAGGAGGTCCGCGCCGCAATCCGCGCGATTTTCGAGGCCCCGGAGGCGGTGGTCTATCTGGTGGCCACGGGGACGGCGGCGAATGCGCTGGCACTCGCCTGTTATGCCCAACCCTGGCAGATGGTGTTTTGCAGCCAGGTCGCCCATATCCAGGAGGATGAATGTAACGCGCCGGAGTTTTATTCAGGCGGCGCGAAACTGTGCCTTGTCGACACCCCCGACAAGATGACGCCCGAGGGTCTGCACGCGCGGATCGAGACCGAAGGGGTGCGCGGTGTGCATGGCGGCGAGCGCGGACCGGTATCGATCACACAGGTGACAGAGCGCGGCAGTGTTTACACCGTGGAGGAGTTGAACGCGCTTTGCGCCGTGGCCAAGTCCTATGATCTGCCCGTGCATCTGGACGGGGCGCGTTTTGCCAATGCGCTGGTCGCTTTGGGGTGCACACCCGCCGAAATGACCTGGAAAGCGGGTGTCGATGTGGTGAGCTTTGGCGGTACGAAGAACGGCTGTCTGGGCGTGGAAGCGGTGGTTTTCTTTGACCCCGCCAAGGCCAGGGAGTTCGAATTACGCCGCAAGCGCGGAGCGCATCTGTTTTCCAAGCATCGGTTTTTATCGGCGCAGATGGCGGGATATCTGGCGGGAGGCGCGTGGCTTGAGGCCGCCAAGAGCGCCAATGAGAACGCCGCCTATCTGGTTGCGGGCCTGCGCGCTGCGGGGGCCGAATTCCTGCATGAACCCCAAGCGAATATGGTGTTTACCCGGTTCCCCCGCCACATTCATCAGCGCCTGCACGACGCGGGTGCGGCGTATAACATGTGGGAACCGGGGCTTGAAAGCGGCGCGCCGGATGCGCTCCTCGCGGCGCGGCTCGTTTGTGATTGGTCGATCACGACCGATCAGATTGATCTATTCCTCAGCCACTTCGCGTAG
- a CDS encoding YcgN family cysteine cluster protein: MSDPIDRKGLKDRFWERKPLAKMSQKEWESLCDGCGKCCLNKLEDEDSGDVALTRIACRLLDDSNCRCAHYDNRHQFVPDCIVLKPDNLDTHAYWMPMTCAYRLLWQGKPLPDWHPLITGTAQSVHDAGVSVQGWTLSEFDIPEDEWEEHIIEEPI, translated from the coding sequence GTGAGCGATCCGATTGACCGCAAGGGCCTGAAAGACCGGTTCTGGGAGCGTAAACCGCTGGCCAAAATGAGCCAAAAGGAGTGGGAATCGCTTTGTGATGGCTGCGGCAAATGTTGTCTGAACAAGCTGGAAGATGAGGACAGCGGCGACGTCGCCCTGACCCGGATCGCGTGCCGGTTGCTGGACGATTCCAATTGCCGCTGTGCCCATTATGACAACCGCCACCAGTTCGTGCCCGATTGCATTGTGCTGAAACCGGATAATCTGGATACCCACGCCTATTGGATGCCCATGACCTGCGCTTACCGTTTGCTCTGGCAGGGCAAACCCCTGCCCGATTGGCATCCGCTGATCACCGGCACGGCGCAATCCGTGCATGATGCCGGCGTGTCGGTACAAGGCTGGACGCTCAGCGAATTCGACATTCCCGAGGATGAGTGGGAAGAGCATATCATCGAGGAGCCGATCTGA
- a CDS encoding bifunctional riboflavin kinase/FAD synthetase, translated as MRIIRDYQFVDPDTRGASAAIGNFDGVHLGHQSVIDLARRAEPAAPLGVVTFEPHPRDYFAPDASPFRLMSREARASRLEKLGVDQLYELNFNAALAALTPEDFALKVIADGFGLKHVIVGADFCFGKGRAGTAQHLRAFGKEMGFCVTIAELIAQSDKTISSTAIRTALSEGNPRLAASMLGHWHRIEGPVIGGEQRGRELGYPTANMSIDGLHPPAFGVYAVLVDVLEGPHEGSYQGVASMGVRPMFGENRPNLESFIFDFQGDLYGTPLSVALVEHLRPEAKFDGLDALIKQMDADSAEARAILSAL; from the coding sequence ATGAGGATCATCCGCGACTATCAGTTTGTTGACCCCGACACTCGGGGGGCCAGTGCCGCGATCGGCAATTTTGATGGTGTGCACCTGGGCCATCAATCGGTGATTGATCTTGCCCGGCGCGCCGAACCCGCAGCACCGCTGGGTGTCGTCACATTTGAGCCCCATCCGCGCGATTATTTCGCCCCCGACGCATCGCCGTTCCGCCTGATGAGCCGCGAAGCGCGGGCCAGCCGGTTGGAAAAGCTGGGCGTGGACCAGCTGTACGAACTCAACTTCAATGCCGCCTTGGCCGCGCTCACCCCCGAAGACTTCGCCCTCAAAGTCATTGCCGATGGTTTCGGGTTGAAACATGTGATCGTGGGGGCGGATTTCTGTTTTGGCAAAGGGCGCGCAGGCACAGCGCAACACCTGCGCGCGTTTGGCAAGGAGATGGGCTTCTGCGTGACAATCGCCGAATTGATCGCGCAATCCGATAAAACCATCTCCTCCACCGCGATCCGCACGGCTCTGAGCGAGGGCAATCCGCGACTGGCCGCCTCCATGCTGGGGCATTGGCACCGTATCGAAGGACCGGTGATCGGCGGCGAACAACGCGGGCGCGAGTTGGGATACCCGACGGCGAATATGTCCATCGACGGGCTGCACCCGCCCGCCTTTGGGGTGTATGCGGTGCTGGTGGATGTGCTGGAAGGGCCGCACGAGGGCAGTTATCAGGGTGTCGCCTCCATGGGCGTACGGCCGATGTTTGGCGAGAACCGGCCCAATCTGGAGAGTTTCATCTTTGACTTTCAGGGCGACCTTTATGGTACGCCCCTCTCGGTTGCACTGGTTGAACATCTGCGTCCGGAGGCAAAGTTCGACGGATTGGACGCGCTGATCAAGCAAATGGATGCCGACAGCGCCGAGGCACGCGCCATATTGAGCGCGCTGTGA
- a CDS encoding MaoC family dehydratase, which yields MLDNLPRGTICIEDIEMGMSRSLQKVVTDADIEMFAQISTDRNPVHLDDDYARDTIFEGRIAHGMLTAGLISAVIGEQLPGHGTVYMGQSLKFLAPVRPGDLVHAEVKVIDIEMAKRRVKLECHCAVDGKKVLIGEATVMAPSRKFD from the coding sequence ATGTTGGACAATCTGCCCCGTGGCACCATCTGCATCGAAGACATCGAAATGGGCATGTCGCGCTCCCTGCAAAAGGTTGTGACGGACGCTGACATCGAGATGTTTGCCCAAATATCCACCGACCGGAACCCAGTCCATTTGGATGATGATTATGCGCGCGACACGATCTTTGAGGGTCGAATTGCCCACGGGATGCTGACCGCTGGGTTGATTTCCGCGGTGATCGGCGAGCAGCTCCCCGGCCATGGCACCGTCTATATGGGCCAATCGTTGAAATTCCTCGCACCCGTGCGTCCGGGGGATCTGGTCCACGCCGAGGTCAAGGTCATCGACATCGAAATGGCCAAGCGGCGCGTGAAGCTGGAATGCCACTGCGCCGTGGACGGTAAAAAAGTGCTGATCGGTGAAGCTACGGTCATGGCGCCGTCGCGCAAATTCGACTGA
- a CDS encoding TIGR01459 family HAD-type hydrolase, which produces MTQIIKSLSNISTQYDALFVDLWGCVHNGIAALPEAVSALQAYRATGGKVVLVTNSPRPRAGVEKQLVAFGVPDDSWDTIATSGDSARSAMFRGVVGEAVWHIGYPGDERFFEPIGVVDNPVTMRTVPLEEATGIVCTGPHDPLADPAVMRPEFLVAKQRGLKLLCANPDIIVDRGEQREWCAGALAQLYTEMGGESLYFGKPHPPIYDLARRRLAALGTDVADGRILAIGDGVLTDIAGAMGEDIDSLFISGGLAASETKTQKDPDPNALKDYLEKEMSNPTYTIGYLR; this is translated from the coding sequence ATGACCCAGATCATCAAATCACTTTCCAATATTTCCACCCAATATGATGCGCTCTTTGTCGATCTCTGGGGATGCGTTCACAATGGGATCGCAGCCTTGCCGGAGGCCGTCAGCGCATTGCAGGCCTATCGCGCAACGGGGGGCAAAGTCGTGCTGGTGACGAACTCACCACGCCCGCGCGCAGGTGTCGAAAAGCAATTGGTGGCGTTTGGTGTGCCCGATGACAGCTGGGATACCATCGCCACATCCGGCGACAGCGCCCGGTCCGCAATGTTTCGCGGCGTGGTGGGAGAGGCCGTCTGGCACATCGGTTATCCGGGTGATGAGCGGTTTTTCGAGCCGATCGGCGTTGTTGATAACCCCGTGACAATGCGCACCGTCCCGCTGGAAGAAGCCACCGGTATTGTCTGCACGGGACCGCATGATCCGCTTGCGGACCCGGCGGTCATGCGCCCGGAGTTTCTGGTTGCCAAGCAGCGCGGGCTCAAGCTGCTCTGCGCCAATCCCGATATCATCGTGGACCGGGGCGAGCAACGTGAATGGTGTGCAGGGGCTTTGGCCCAGCTTTACACGGAGATGGGCGGCGAAAGCCTCTATTTCGGCAAACCCCACCCGCCGATCTACGATCTGGCCCGTCGCCGGCTGGCGGCATTGGGAACGGATGTTGCGGACGGCCGGATTTTGGCCATCGGTGATGGTGTGCTGACCGACATCGCGGGCGCGATGGGAGAAGACATCGATTCGCTGTTTATTTCGGGGGGGCTGGCGGCCTCTGAGACCAAAACCCAAAAGGATCCCGATCCCAACGCCCTAAAGGATTATTTAGAAAAGGAAATGTCCAATCCAACTTACACAATAGGGTATCTGCGCTGA
- a CDS encoding manganese-dependent inorganic pyrophosphatase encodes MTTLVFGHKSPDTDSTGSPIIWAWYLNNIKGVEAKAVILGEPNTEALFVLERWSLDKPEIISELVADTPVVIVDTNNPAELPDNINDADIQGIIDHHKLVGGLETKGPIDIRIEPVACTATLMWKMIGKDIAQMPQNIQGAMLSCILSDTLEFRSPTTTNEDKAIAWDLAQALDINIAEYAAEMFAAKSDVSAFSEAELLRMDSKEYAVDGKQFRVSVLETTSPAQVLARKDALMAAMPGVASEDGADQVLLFVVDILNEEATLLVPNDFVKSVAQKSFGASVDGDTVVLPGIMSRKKQIIPNLKV; translated from the coding sequence ATGACCACGCTCGTCTTTGGCCACAAATCTCCCGACACCGACAGCACCGGATCGCCGATCATCTGGGCATGGTATCTAAATAATATCAAAGGCGTGGAAGCCAAAGCTGTTATTTTGGGTGAACCTAACACAGAAGCTCTGTTCGTACTGGAGCGGTGGTCTTTGGATAAGCCCGAAATCATCTCCGAGCTGGTTGCGGACACGCCCGTTGTGATCGTGGACACCAATAACCCCGCCGAATTGCCCGACAATATCAATGACGCCGACATTCAAGGCATCATTGACCACCACAAACTGGTCGGGGGATTGGAAACCAAAGGTCCTATTGATATTCGTATAGAACCAGTGGCTTGCACGGCGACCTTGATGTGGAAGATGATCGGCAAGGACATCGCCCAGATGCCGCAGAACATCCAGGGCGCGATGCTGTCTTGTATCCTCAGCGACACGCTGGAGTTTCGCAGCCCAACCACCACCAATGAGGACAAGGCAATCGCGTGGGATCTGGCGCAGGCGCTCGACATTAACATCGCCGAGTATGCCGCTGAAATGTTTGCAGCAAAGTCCGATGTATCAGCATTTTCCGAAGCCGAATTATTGCGCATGGACAGCAAGGAATACGCCGTAGACGGGAAACAATTCCGCGTCTCCGTGCTGGAAACCACCTCACCAGCGCAGGTGTTGGCGCGCAAGGACGCGCTCATGGCCGCGATGCCGGGTGTTGCCAGTGAGGACGGCGCGGATCAGGTCTTGCTCTTCGTGGTCGATATCTTGAACGAGGAAGCCACGCTGCTGGTCCCGAATGACTTTGTGAAATCGGTGGCTCAGAAGAGCTTTGGCGCTTCTGTTGACGGTGACACAGTGGTGTTGCCCGGAATTATGAGCCGCAAAAAGCAGATCATTCCAAACCTCAAAGTTTAA
- a CDS encoding MmcQ/YjbR family DNA-binding protein, with product MTREEFNVFCAILPATTHVVQWGNSDVWKVGGKVFAICGWNDGADAFTFKASDLAFEVLPDTPGIRPAPYMASRGLKWLQHYAEPGLSDVELREHLHASYDMVVAGLSKKKRAEINP from the coding sequence ATGACCCGCGAAGAATTCAACGTATTTTGCGCAATCCTGCCCGCCACAACCCATGTCGTGCAATGGGGAAATTCGGACGTCTGGAAGGTCGGCGGCAAGGTCTTTGCCATCTGCGGCTGGAACGACGGAGCCGATGCCTTCACGTTCAAAGCATCGGACCTCGCCTTTGAGGTTCTGCCGGACACGCCGGGGATACGGCCCGCGCCCTATATGGCGTCCCGCGGGTTGAAATGGTTACAGCATTACGCCGAGCCCGGCCTGTCGGATGTTGAATTGCGAGAACACTTGCATGCCTCCTATGATATGGTGGTTGCAGGGCTCAGCAAAAAGAAACGCGCGGAGATTAACCCGTGA
- a CDS encoding DUF2161 domain-containing phosphodiesterase has product MDLYPPIKRVLEGQGYEVKAEVGAADVVALRGSEDPVVVELKLSPSLALFYQCIARLAVTDAVYMGFVHQPGKRGQKSRKQVISMARRLGLGVMTVRFSDGFVEVHCDPGPYTPRKSLKRKAAMIREFARRTGDPNAGGQTRLGLVTSYRQDALRCAAHLAENGESRGAQVARAAGVPTATRLMRDNHYGWFERVSKGVYALTDEGRAGLVHWAYSWEDP; this is encoded by the coding sequence ATGGACCTCTATCCTCCCATCAAACGGGTGCTGGAGGGTCAGGGGTATGAGGTAAAGGCCGAGGTTGGCGCGGCAGATGTCGTGGCCCTGCGTGGATCTGAGGATCCGGTGGTGGTGGAGTTGAAGCTATCCCCTTCGCTGGCGTTGTTTTATCAATGCATCGCGCGTTTGGCTGTGACGGATGCTGTTTACATGGGTTTCGTGCATCAACCCGGCAAGCGAGGGCAGAAGTCACGCAAGCAGGTGATTTCAATGGCGCGCAGGTTGGGGTTGGGGGTGATGACGGTGCGCTTCTCGGATGGGTTTGTAGAGGTGCATTGCGATCCGGGGCCTTACACGCCGCGCAAATCGCTCAAGCGTAAAGCCGCGATGATTCGCGAGTTTGCGCGCCGCACGGGCGATCCCAATGCCGGGGGGCAGACGCGTTTGGGGTTGGTCACGTCCTATCGTCAGGACGCTTTGCGATGTGCGGCGCATCTGGCCGAGAACGGCGAGAGCCGGGGGGCGCAGGTTGCCAGGGCAGCCGGGGTGCCGACAGCCACGCGTTTGATGCGCGACAATCATTATGGCTGGTTTGAGCGTGTGTCCAAGGGGGTTTATGCCCTGACGGATGAAGGACGTGCGGGGCTGGTGCATTGGGCATATAGCTGGGAGGACCCTTAA
- the groES gene encoding co-chaperone GroES, with protein sequence MALKPLHDRVLVRRTESEEKTSGGLIIPDSAKEKPSEGEVVACGEGARKDSGELIEMAVKTGDKILFGKWSGTEVTLDGEELLMMKESDIMGIIE encoded by the coding sequence ATGGCATTGAAACCGCTTCATGACCGCGTGCTGGTACGCCGCACGGAAAGCGAAGAGAAAACATCCGGTGGATTGATCATCCCCGATAGCGCAAAAGAAAAGCCCTCCGAGGGTGAAGTTGTCGCTTGCGGCGAAGGTGCGCGCAAGGACAGTGGTGAGCTGATCGAGATGGCCGTCAAGACGGGCGACAAGATCCTGTTCGGCAAATGGTCCGGTACAGAAGTCACGCTGGATGGCGAAGAACTGCTGATGATGAAGGAAAGCGATATCATGGGGATCATCGAGTAA
- the groL gene encoding chaperonin GroEL (60 kDa chaperone family; promotes refolding of misfolded polypeptides especially under stressful conditions; forms two stacked rings of heptamers to form a barrel-shaped 14mer; ends can be capped by GroES; misfolded proteins enter the barrel where they are refolded when GroES binds): MAAKDVKFDTDARNKMLKGVNILANAVKVTLGPKGRNVVLDKSFGAPRITKDGVSVAKEIELEDKFENMGAQMVKEVASRTNDEAGDGTTTATVLAQAIVKEGMKSVAAGMNPMDLKRGIDLATAKVVEAIKAAARPVSDSDEVAQVGTISANGESEIGQQIADAMQKVGNEGVITVEENKGLETETDVVEGMQFDRGYLSPYFVTNADKMTTELEDCIVLLHEKKLSSLQPMVPLLEQVIQSQKPLLIIAEDVEGEALATLVVNKLRGGLKIAAVKAPGFGDRRKAMLQDLAILTGGQVISEDLGMKLESVTMDMLGSAKKVQITKDETTIVDGAGEKAEIEARVTQIRTQIEETTSDYDREKLQERVAKLAGGVAVIRVGGMTETEVKERKDRVDDALNATRAAVQEGIVVGGGVALVQAGKTLSDLKGANSDQDIGISIIRKALEAPLRQIAENSGVDGSVVAGKIRESDDPKFGFNAQTEEYGDMFAFGVIDPAKVVRHALQDAASIAGLLITTEAMVADKPAKEGAPAGGGMPDMGGMGGMM; encoded by the coding sequence ATGGCTGCTAAGGACGTCAAATTCGACACCGACGCCCGCAACAAAATGCTCAAGGGTGTGAACATCCTGGCAAATGCGGTAAAAGTCACGCTGGGCCCGAAAGGTCGTAACGTGGTTCTGGACAAATCTTTCGGCGCTCCGCGCATCACCAAAGATGGTGTATCCGTGGCGAAAGAGATCGAACTGGAAGATAAGTTCGAGAATATGGGCGCACAGATGGTCAAGGAAGTTGCTTCCCGAACCAACGACGAAGCAGGCGACGGGACAACCACGGCGACTGTTTTGGCCCAGGCCATCGTCAAAGAAGGCATGAAATCGGTTGCGGCTGGCATGAACCCGATGGATCTCAAGCGCGGCATCGATCTGGCGACAGCGAAAGTCGTCGAAGCGATCAAAGCGGCGGCGCGTCCTGTTTCGGACAGCGACGAAGTTGCGCAGGTCGGTACGATTTCCGCCAATGGCGAATCTGAGATCGGTCAGCAAATCGCGGATGCGATGCAGAAAGTCGGCAATGAGGGTGTGATCACCGTCGAAGAGAACAAAGGTCTGGAAACAGAAACAGACGTTGTTGAAGGCATGCAGTTCGACCGCGGTTACCTGTCGCCTTACTTTGTCACCAACGCCGACAAGATGACAACCGAGCTGGAAGACTGCATCGTCTTGTTGCACGAGAAGAAGCTGTCTTCTTTGCAGCCCATGGTGCCGCTCCTGGAGCAGGTCATTCAGTCGCAAAAGCCACTGCTGATCATCGCAGAAGACGTTGAGGGCGAAGCCCTGGCGACATTGGTTGTGAACAAATTGCGTGGCGGTCTGAAAATCGCAGCGGTCAAAGCACCTGGTTTCGGCGATCGTCGCAAAGCCATGTTGCAGGACCTTGCGATCCTCACAGGTGGTCAGGTGATTTCCGAAGATCTGGGCATGAAGCTTGAGTCCGTCACAATGGACATGCTGGGGTCTGCCAAGAAGGTTCAGATCACCAAGGACGAGACCACAATCGTTGACGGTGCCGGTGAGAAAGCCGAGATCGAAGCACGCGTGACGCAGATCCGTACGCAGATCGAAGAAACCACATCCGATTATGACCGTGAAAAGCTGCAAGAGCGTGTTGCCAAATTGGCAGGCGGTGTTGCTGTGATCCGCGTCGGCGGCATGACAGAAACCGAAGTCAAAGAGCGTAAAGACCGCGTTGATGATGCGCTGAACGCCACACGTGCGGCTGTTCAGGAAGGTATCGTCGTGGGTGGTGGTGTTGCACTGGTTCAGGCCGGTAAAACGCTCAGCGACCTCAAGGGTGCGAACTCCGATCAGGACATCGGTATTTCGATCATCCGTAAAGCGCTCGAAGCACCGCTGCGTCAGATCGCAGAGAACTCTGGTGTTGACGGTTCCGTTGTCGCGGGCAAAATCCGTGAAAGCGACGATCCCAAGTTCGGCTTTAACGCGCAGACCGAAGAATATGGTGACATGTTCGCTTTCGGTGTGATTGATCCAGCCAAAGTGGTGCGTCATGCATTGCAGGATGCAGCCTCCATCGCCGGTCTGTTGATCACAACAGAAGCCATGGTTGCAGATAAGCCCGCCAAAGAAGGCGCGCCTGCCGGTGGTGGCATGCCCGACATGGGCGGCATGGGCGGCATGATGTAA
- a CDS encoding ATP-binding protein, which yields MNRTVSIDEADTPLALSNTSPDSKEIEDFIYLISHDVRNSVRALIELPQWIVEDLEQAGVKIDGPVAESIDLMNRHTGRLDRMLVDLLTFSRIGRMQKIETVDVGAALDDVLEDARIPPGFQVSRELECTEVRMGERDFLTLLTSLISNAVKHNEAATGRIIISCRRDGAHVLVSVSDDGPGIPHAYRDRVFGVMTTLKPRDEVEGSGMGLAIVRKIAKIYHGDAKVIENGNGTGITLEVKLEA from the coding sequence ATGAACCGCACTGTTTCAATAGATGAAGCCGACACACCTCTTGCGCTGAGCAATACCTCGCCTGATTCCAAGGAAATCGAGGATTTCATCTATTTGATCAGCCATGATGTACGCAACTCCGTGCGTGCCTTGATCGAATTGCCGCAATGGATTGTCGAAGACCTTGAACAGGCGGGTGTGAAGATTGACGGGCCGGTTGCCGAAAGTATCGACCTTATGAATCGACATACAGGCCGGTTGGATCGGATGCTTGTGGATCTTCTGACCTTTTCACGCATTGGACGGATGCAGAAAATTGAAACCGTTGATGTCGGTGCGGCGCTGGACGACGTACTCGAAGATGCGCGCATCCCCCCCGGTTTTCAGGTTTCACGGGAGTTGGAGTGCACCGAAGTAAGGATGGGAGAGCGGGATTTTCTCACGCTGTTGACGTCATTGATTTCTAACGCAGTTAAGCACAATGAAGCTGCGACAGGCAGGATTATTATATCCTGCCGTCGCGATGGCGCGCATGTGTTGGTTTCTGTTAGCGACGATGGGCCGGGCATTCCGCATGCCTATCGTGACCGTGTTTTTGGGGTCATGACCACGTTGAAGCCGCGCGACGAGGTGGAGGGCAGCGGAATGGGACTGGCGATTGTCCGCAAAATTGCGAAAATCTACCATGGTGACGCAAAAGTTATCGAAAACGGAAACGGTACGGGAATAACTCTGGAAGTCAAATTGGAGGCCTGA